Part of the Pseudomonas abietaniphila genome is shown below.
TTGGAAACGTCGTCGAACTCGAGCAGTTGCTTACGAATGTCGAAGTTACGGCCTTCAACCTTGCGCTGCGCCTTCTCGATGGCGTTGGTCACCATACGGTGCTCGATCGCCTCGCCGGACTGCATGCCCAGCGCTTTCATAAAGTTCTTCACCCGGTCAGAGGCAAAGATGCGCATCAGGCTGTCTTCCAGCGACAGGTAGAAACGGCTGGAACCGGTGTCGCCCTGACGACCGGCGCGACCGCGCAGCTGGTTGTCGATACGGCGCGATTCGTGACGCTCGGACGCGATCACGTGCAGGCCGCCCGCCTCGATCACCTGCTGATGGCGTTTCTGCCAGTCGGCCTTGATCTGAGCGATCTGCTCTGGCGTTGGATCTTCCAGGCTGGCCACTTCGACTTCCCAGTTACCGCCCAGCAGGATGTCAGTACCACGACCGGCCATGTTGGTGGCGATGGTCAGCGCACCCGGACGACCGGCTTGCGCGATGATCTCGGCTTCTTTTTCGTGGAATTTGGCGTTCAGAACCTTGTGGTCGATGCCTTCCTTGCGCAGCAGATTGGACATGTGCTCGGAAGTTTCGATAGTCGCAGTACCCACCAGCACCGGACGTTGCTCGGCCAGGCAGGCCTTGATGTCGGTGATGATTGCCGCGTATTTCTCTTCGGCGGTCAGGTACACCAGGTCGTTGAAGTCTTTGCGCGCCAACGGCTTGTTCGGCGGAATGACCATCACGGCCAGTGCGTAGATCTGGTGGAATTCGAACGCTTCGGTGTCTGCAGTACCGGTCATGCCGGACAGCTTGTTGTACAGACGGAAGTAGTTCTGGAACGTGGTCGAAGCCAGGGTCTGGCTCTCGGCCTGAATGTTCAGGTGCTCTTTGGCTTCGATCGCCTGGTGCAGACCTTCCGACAGACGACGACCCGGCATGGTACGGCCGGTGTGTTCGTCGACCAGAAGGATCTGGCCGTCCTGAACGATGTACTCGACGTTGCGATGGAACAGCTTGTGCGCACGCAGACCGGCGTAGACGTGGGTCAGCAGGCCCAGGTTATGCGCGGAGTACAGGCTCTCGCCTTCGGCCAGCAGGCCGACTTCGGTGAGCATTTCTTCGATGAACTGGTGACCGGACTCGTTCAGCTCCACCTGACGCGATTTCTCGTCAATGGTGAAGTGCCCTTGCTTGGTGACCACGCCTTCCACTTCCTCGATGTGCTGCTTGAGTTTAGGGATCAGCTTGTTGATTTCGGTGTAGAGCTTGGAGCTGTCTTCGGCCTGGCCGGAGATGATCAGCGGCGTACGGGCTTCGTCGATGAGGATCGAGTCCACTTCGTCGATCACCGCGAAATTCAGCTCGCGCTGGAATTTGTCTTCCAGGCTGAACGCCATGTTGTCGCGCAGGTAGTCGAAACCAAATTCGTTGTTGGTGCCGTAGGTAATGTCCGAGCCATACGCAGCGCGCTTCTCTTCTGGCGGCTGGAATGGCGTGACAACACCGACGGTCAGGCCGAGGAATTCGTACAGTGGACGCATCCAGTTGGCATCACGACGGGCCAGGTAGTCGTTCACGGTGACCACGTGCACGCCTTTGCCGGACAGTGCGTTGAGGTACACCGCCAGGGTCGCTACCAGGGTTTTACCTTCACCGGTACGCATCTCGGCGATCATGCCTTCGTGCAGCGTCATGCCGCCGATCAGCTGAACGTCGAAGTGACGCATCCCCATGATGCGCTTGCCCGCTTCACGGCAGACCGCGAACGCTTCGGGCAGGAGCTGATCGAGGGTCTCACCTTTGGCTATGCGGGCCTTGAACTCTTCGGTTTTGGCACGCAGTTGCTCGTCCGAAAGGGCCACCATTTGCTCTTCGAAGCTGTTGACGACCTGAACCGTCTTGAGCATGCGCTTCACTTCGCGCTCGTTTTTGCTTCCGAAAAGTTTTTTTAACAAAGGTGCAAACATATCGACAGGATCTTCCACACATAGGGATGGAGGGCGGCCCCGTGAGTCGCCCGTGCAGCCCTCATGGCCGCATGCGAACGAGCATTCTACCCGGAAATGGTGGTGAGGAAAGTGGCGTTATTCCACGATGCTGGCACAGCAATGTTACGGGGCAGAAGTACAATAGGGGCATTTCTTGGGACTTCAACCCGTAGCGGGCAGAAGTTTTATTAATGTTTTTTCATGAACCGGCGATTGGCACGGGTGAAACTTCAAGGCTTGCCGGGCCGATGGGAGCTTTCTGATACTATCTTGCGCTTGTAAGAAAAGGTATCTCTCGTGGCATTTCGTCCTTTACCGGCTCGCTCACCGGCTGTTCTTTTGCGCGAAGCCAGGCCGCTTAAAGCCATTTTCAATCATGCCCAGCGACTGGCGCATTTACAGCGTCTGCTGGAAAGCCAGCTGCAACCCGCAGCGCGCGAGCACTGCCATGTGGCCTCGTGGCGTGAGGGTACTCTTTTGTTGATTGTCACCGACGGGCATTGGGCGACGCGTTTGCGGTATCAGCAGAAGCGGTTGCAGCGGCAGTTGGTGGCGTTCAAAGAGTTCGCGAATCTCACGCGATTGCAACTGAAGGTACAGCCTGCGACGGTGCATCGGGGTGCCGTTGGTCATTCAAGGGATTTGTCGACCGCGGCGGCGGAGTCGATCAGTTCGACGGCTGAGGGGATCAGTGATCCTAAGTTGCGTGCGGCGCTGGAGCGGTTGGCGGCGCATGGGAAGCCTAAGGAATCGTGACGGACACGCTCGGCTTTGGGTGCATATCCGTTATCTCGGGTGGTGCTGATATTGGTTCCGCTCTTACAGCGGGTCACTTTTTCCAAGAGCCGAAATGTCGGACCACGAAAAAGTAACCAAAAAGGCCCTGCTCCTGGCTTGGCCCTCCTGCGTCGGGTACCCGCATTCCGACGACGCTCCGTGGGCCCGCGCCGAACGGGCATCCATGCCCTGACGGCGCTCTCGCGGCATCCATGCCGCTCGACCCACTGCGCGTCGTCTGCGTTTGGCCTGCACCCAAGTCGCGATTTGTGGTGGCTGGACTGTCGCGGACAAGATCAACGCTGGCTGGAGCTAACGCTCATCGCCTTCTTAGTTCATGCATCTGCCTGCCGCATACCACCCTGTAGGAGCGCGCTTGCCCGCGATCTGCCGGGAACCGGCAGCAAAACCGGTGCATGCCGTGTGTCAGGTACAACCGAACGCTCATCGCTTTCTTAATTGTTGCATCAATCCTCTGCGCTGCATTCCTGACTGTAGGAGCGTGGCTTGTCCCACGATCTGCCGGGAACCGGCAGCAAAACCGGTGGATGCGGTGTGTCAGGTACAACCGAACGCTCATCGCTTTCTTGATTGTTGCATCAATCCTCTGCGCTGCATTCTTGACTGTAGGAGCGTGGCTTGTCCCGCGATCTGCCGGGGACCGGCAGCAAAACCAGTGCATGCGGTGTGTCAGGTACAACCGAGTTGCCTGGTTTTGCTACCGCTGCGCGGCAGATCGCGGGCAAGCGCGCTCCTACACGAACTGCGTCAGCCTGATATTTCTGTGTGATCGTTTGTGATCGTTCCCACGCTCTGCGTGGGGATGCATGGCAAGACGCTCTGCGTCCAACTCGACGCGGAGCGTCAATCGATGCGTTACCACGCGGAGCGTGGGAACGATCAAGCGCGCTCCTACAGGGACTGCGTCAGCCTGATATTCCAGCTTCCGCCTCTGCTGTTGATTTTGCTCTTCTACATCAATATTCCAAACGCCACAAAACGCGACTTGGGTGCGGGTCCACGGAGCGTCGTCGGGGTGCGGGTACCCGACGCAGGAGGGCCAAACCGGGAGCCTGAACCCTTGGCTGCCTCTTGAAACAAAGAGAGGGGTTATCAAGTAACTCGCCAAAGGCGAAACAGGTCTGACGTTAGCCAGATCCCCTCTAAGAGCCATCGCCGAAAACAGATAGTTCACACCCTCTCAACGCAAAAAAGCAGACCCCATAAAAAAGGCCACCCGAAGGTGGCCTTAAATATGAAACGAGAAGAAGAGACGTTTTTACACCGCCGCAACAGGGCGCATGTATGAGATCGGTGCGGTACTGGCATCTTCGAAGGTCACGACTTCATAAGCATCACTTTGTGCAATCAAAGCACGCAGCAGACGATTGTTCAGACCGTGTCCCGACTTAAAGCCCTGATACTCGCCGATCAGGCTGTTGCCCAACAGATACAGGTCACCAATTGCATCCAGGATCTTGTGCTTGACGAATTCGTCCTCGTAACGCAGGCCGTCTTCGTTCAGCACACCGTCCTTGTCCACGACGATTGCGTTTTCAACGCTGCCGCCCAGAGCAAGGTTGTGCTTGCGCAGATACTCGATGTCTTTCATGAAACCGAAAGTACGTGCACGGCTCACTTCTTTTACGAAGGAGGTGCTGGAAAAGTCGACACATGCGGTTTGCGTGCGATTCTTCAGGTACGGGTGGTCGAAATCTATTTCGAAGCCCACCTTGAAACCTTCGAACGGCACGAACTTCGCAAACTTGCCGTCTTCTTCAACGCAGACTTCTTTCAGAATCCGGATGAATTTCTTCGGTGCGTCCTGTTCTTCCAGGCCAGCCGATTGAATCAGGAATACGAAGGGACCTGCGCTGCCGTCCATGATTGGAACTTCGGAGGCAGAGAGTTCAACGTAGGCGTTATCGATGCCAAGGCCAGCCATGGCCGACAGCAAGTGTTCAACCGTATCGACCTTCACATCGCCATTGAACAGCGTTGTGGAAAGCGTGGTGTCGCCAACATTCAACGCGTGCGCGTTGATCTGGACGACCGGCTCGAGGTCGGTACGGAAAAACACAATGCCAGCGTTCACAGGTGCAGGTTTGAGGGTCAGGTAAACCTTTTCCCCCGAGTGCAGGCCGATACCTGTGGCACGGATAATATTCTTCAGGGTGCGTTGTTTAATCATGGCATTGGCCGCTTCAGCGCATATCGCGAATTAGTATCAACAAAGGCTGGCGATGATAGCAGACCTCGCCTTTGCTGAACACCAATCACCCTTATACCCCTGATAGAACTCATCAATCAGCCTGACGACGCAGGAAAGCTGGAATGTCCAGGTAATCCAGATCGTCTTGCGGATTCATTTTCGCCGCAGCTGTCGCGCCTGCGTGAGCCTGATTGCGCATCACGGTAGGACGGTCCAGATCGCGGTAGTTCACCGAAGGCTGTTCCTGACGGACGGCTTGCTGCTGCACAGGTGCGGCTTGAGCGGTCTGCATGGTGTTGTCGATGACCTTCACAGGCTTCTCGATTTTTGCGCCCAGGCCGGTGGCAACCACGGTTACGTGCAGCTCGTCGCGCATGTCCGGATCGATAACGGTACCGACCTTGACCATGGCGTGCTCGGAGGCGAACGCTTCGATGATGCTACCCACGTCCGAGTACTCACCCAGAGACAGGTCAGGACCGGCAGTGATGTTGACCAGAATGCCGCGAGCACCCTGCAGGTTCACGTCTTCGAGCAGCGGGTTGCGAATCGCAGCTTCAGTGGCTTCACGCGCACGGTTAGGACCGCTTGCAGCACCGGTACCCATCATCGCCATGCCCATTTCGGACATCACGGTACGCACGTCGGCGAAGTCGACGTTGATCATGCCTGGACGCTTGATGATGTCGGAGATACCGCGAACGGCACCGGCCAGTACATCGTCAGCCTTGGCGAAAGCCGACAGCAGGCTGGCGTCTTTGCCCAGGATGGTCAGCAGTTTCTCGTTGGGAATGGTGATCAACGAGTCGACGCTTTCCGACAGCGCGCGGATGCCTTCATCGGCGATCTGCATGCGCTTGCGACCTTCGAACGGGAACGGACGGGTGACCACCGCAACGGTCAGAATGCCCATTTCCTTGGCCACTTCGGCGATGATCGGCGCAGCACCGGTACCGGTACCGCCACCCATGCCGGTGGTGATGAAGACCATGTTGGTGCCCTGCAGCACTTCCGCAATGCGCTCACGATCTTCCAGCGCAGCCTGACGGCCCACTTCAGGGTTGGCACCCGCGCCAAGACCTTTGGTCACGCCTGTGCCCAATTGCAGGATGGTACGCGCACCGATGTTTTTCAGTGCTTGAGCATCGGTGTTGGCGCAGATGAACTCGACACCTTCAATGTTGCTCTTGACCATGTGATTGACTGCGTTGCCGCCGCCACCACCAACGCCGATAACTTTAATTACCGGGCTTTGTGGGATGTTGTCTACGAGCTCGAACATGTTCCCTCTCCTTCAGTTCTCTAGTTTTATGTCGCCTGTTGCCTGCCTACCACTTTTTGAATCTTAGAAATTCCCCTGAACCCAGCGCTTGAGACGCTCAAACACTGGTGCTTTAGGTTCATCGCTATAACTGCTACCGGAGCCGGAAAGGCCGGACAGCGAGATGCCGTCAGACTGCTTTTGCAGTCCGTACAGCAACAGGCCGACGCCGGTGGAGTAGATCGGGTTGCGAACGACGTCCGCGAGCCCTTTGACACTGTGCGGAACGCCCAGGCGGACCGGCATGTGGAAGATTTCTTCCGCCAGTTCCACTGCGCCTTCCATTTTCGACGTACCACCGGTCAGCACGATGCCGGCCGGGATCAGGTCTTCGTAGCCGCTGCGACGCAGTTCGGCCTGGATCAGGGTGAACAGCTCGTCGTAACGAGGCTCGACCACTTCAGCCAGCGCCTGACGCGACAGCTCGCGAGGTGGACGGTCGCCCACGCTCGGTACTTTGATGGTTTCACCGGCACCGGCCAGCTTGGCCAGGGCGCAGGCGTAACGGATCTTGATTTCTTCGGCGTACTGGGTCGGTGTGCGCAACGCCATGG
Proteins encoded:
- the secA gene encoding preprotein translocase subunit SecA, whose amino-acid sequence is MFAPLLKKLFGSKNEREVKRMLKTVQVVNSFEEQMVALSDEQLRAKTEEFKARIAKGETLDQLLPEAFAVCREAGKRIMGMRHFDVQLIGGMTLHEGMIAEMRTGEGKTLVATLAVYLNALSGKGVHVVTVNDYLARRDANWMRPLYEFLGLTVGVVTPFQPPEEKRAAYGSDITYGTNNEFGFDYLRDNMAFSLEDKFQRELNFAVIDEVDSILIDEARTPLIISGQAEDSSKLYTEINKLIPKLKQHIEEVEGVVTKQGHFTIDEKSRQVELNESGHQFIEEMLTEVGLLAEGESLYSAHNLGLLTHVYAGLRAHKLFHRNVEYIVQDGQILLVDEHTGRTMPGRRLSEGLHQAIEAKEHLNIQAESQTLASTTFQNYFRLYNKLSGMTGTADTEAFEFHQIYALAVMVIPPNKPLARKDFNDLVYLTAEEKYAAIITDIKACLAEQRPVLVGTATIETSEHMSNLLRKEGIDHKVLNAKFHEKEAEIIAQAGRPGALTIATNMAGRGTDILLGGNWEVEVASLEDPTPEQIAQIKADWQKRHQQVIEAGGLHVIASERHESRRIDNQLRGRAGRQGDTGSSRFYLSLEDSLMRIFASDRVKNFMKALGMQSGEAIEHRMVTNAIEKAQRKVEGRNFDIRKQLLEFDDVSNEQRKVIYHMRNSLLAATNIGDTIAEFREEVLDATISAHIPPQSLPEQWDVAGLEAALNSDFGVKLPIQQWLDEDDHLHEENLRPKLLEAIMAAYNEKEDQASAEALRTFEKQILLRVLDDLWKDHLSTMDHLRHGIHLRGYAQKNPKQEYKRESFTLFQELLDSIKRDTIRVLSHVQVRREDPAEEEARLRREAEELAQRMQFQHAEAPGLDHPDVLAEEGDDVAVAAAALSPVRNDQKLGRNELCWCGSGKKFKHCHGQIN
- the lpxC gene encoding UDP-3-O-acyl-N-acetylglucosamine deacetylase, whose amino-acid sequence is MIKQRTLKNIIRATGIGLHSGEKVYLTLKPAPVNAGIVFFRTDLEPVVQINAHALNVGDTTLSTTLFNGDVKVDTVEHLLSAMAGLGIDNAYVELSASEVPIMDGSAGPFVFLIQSAGLEEQDAPKKFIRILKEVCVEEDGKFAKFVPFEGFKVGFEIDFDHPYLKNRTQTACVDFSSTSFVKEVSRARTFGFMKDIEYLRKHNLALGGSVENAIVVDKDGVLNEDGLRYEDEFVKHKILDAIGDLYLLGNSLIGEYQGFKSGHGLNNRLLRALIAQSDAYEVVTFEDASTAPISYMRPVAAV
- a CDS encoding DUF721 domain-containing protein, which produces MAFRPLPARSPAVLLREARPLKAIFNHAQRLAHLQRLLESQLQPAAREHCHVASWREGTLLLIVTDGHWATRLRYQQKRLQRQLVAFKEFANLTRLQLKVQPATVHRGAVGHSRDLSTAAAESISSTAEGISDPKLRAALERLAAHGKPKES
- the ftsZ gene encoding cell division protein FtsZ, with protein sequence MFELVDNIPQSPVIKVIGVGGGGGNAVNHMVKSNIEGVEFICANTDAQALKNIGARTILQLGTGVTKGLGAGANPEVGRQAALEDRERIAEVLQGTNMVFITTGMGGGTGTGAAPIIAEVAKEMGILTVAVVTRPFPFEGRKRMQIADEGIRALSESVDSLITIPNEKLLTILGKDASLLSAFAKADDVLAGAVRGISDIIKRPGMINVDFADVRTVMSEMGMAMMGTGAASGPNRAREATEAAIRNPLLEDVNLQGARGILVNITAGPDLSLGEYSDVGSIIEAFASEHAMVKVGTVIDPDMRDELHVTVVATGLGAKIEKPVKVIDNTMQTAQAAPVQQQAVRQEQPSVNYRDLDRPTVMRNQAHAGATAAAKMNPQDDLDYLDIPAFLRRQAD